One Xiphophorus maculatus strain JP 163 A chromosome 10, X_maculatus-5.0-male, whole genome shotgun sequence genomic region harbors:
- the brca1 gene encoding breast cancer type 1 susceptibility protein isoform X2, whose product MSCGKTEADKLYVDAYKLSENKPFKITMTTPKATDVKKGISVLWETLQCPICLDLMSAPVSTKCDHQFCKFCITKLLDNSKQNRANCPVCKFKITKRSLQESPGFQRLVAGLQEMIQAYEHDTCTNYFTGLPQQRKNTKNTETSKDAWDLSFGDPSGIEQNNKGTEHRNDSPQSCSSTVAAQNGFAQLMGLEDSASVTAENEGLDSGLGDVPPTSDKKMSDNLEPETANVGKNAMDASKNKRLKRKPEKASNCLDSTQEEPGQQNVRKSSRKKQKNDLEHNKILEQKKKKSLEKVAEWLLKVPAEEELELEKPLHSEDDSDSSSSSLILDVEPQNVELNPKRKHRGKAIEEQVFGIIYKRRGSKVTEQLTAKEIETCKRFSKLKKKNNVRLCEERQTVENDTGSDFFKELEQMAVEEKVEETVEKLNQKVSDKYKGEHEVPVADFIQPETTAPTRRTCKSLQQPESDLQEQTQLKSKGTDKKSDCRKEKNSKLSRKKPTKVAKPLVLVEVQDRETSPKPSERVKEVEVQIETYPSSEEQITPVMKSARKSRRLQLFVDEVHGSHNKKTNKVTATKTDKVAKKQYDETMDATPSKSGNLMKEAKRNRCVTEEDIGVIENVEKRGRMSLSQAEAEVPEAQTLAKPECTVSVVPNSTSPTDPSIVGPTLESEKQENNCPPGSQQETFANVEEYEDGKNDSELDTEQLLQSFKASKRKSFLLGDPNAKRSRSLDVENAEGSQHNCSSAELSENINQVSKSNCSDVISPSNSPSKIRKPDQALLDASNPDGNCPSRSNVGSGLSPNKVAKCDRDSPLSVVPQVVDSGLRFIAVEQEAANASQGNYDLTEIPDGISKCPSDNKTETIFVGESSLTPDQEVKEANGSGEVSTQSSIQTNQKKKRKTQRLESSSESSSSSKEELLTLAQIFGTSDHPQAEIKHQGEIGEANRLEGVGEEPLGRPAGSLTPDQLDSSQASVDLFGTPEECDAPEKCVGVCFESSQFSSEVLVTQQKIEMQKELVRLEKLMALVSEVLQGKEGSPAAETNRGCENKGLELDEQDQVQSSDRTDILDAETKAPDDKVAERGGFSGTAVQDLTHAESIVKDTKTPNSISATKTVKTCDSPPDCQEDKENNSPPIEKSKAKLVLVSSGLGPNEQIMVKKFAKRVGGRVVSRVTPEVTHIVMRTDDQLVCERTLKYFLGIAGRKWVVSFQWISECFKEKKLLKESSFEVRGDVVNGPNHQGPLRARTAGDSNLLMKGYKICFKGPFPDMSTDEMEWMVELCGATVVKDPLVLDGEQKSHQIVIVQPRSDSSSSSCYGALSRNAAVVTRGWLLDSVATYTLQNYSGYTV is encoded by the exons ATGAGTTGCGGGAAAACTGAAGCGGATAAGCTTTATGTTGACGCCTACAAACTGTCAGAAAACAAG CCTTTTAAAATCACTATGACGACCCCAAAAGCCACCGATGTCAAAAAGGGAATCTCAGTCCTCTGGGAAACTCTTCAATGTCCCATTTG CCTGGATTTAATGTCTGCACCGGTTTCTACTAAATGTGATCACCAGTTTTGCAA ATTTTGTATTACGAAGCTTTTGGACAACTCCAAACAAAACAGAGCCAACTGCCCAGTGTGTAAATTCAAGATAACAAAAAG GAGCCTGCAGGAGAGCCCTGGGTTTCAGAGGCTTGTTGCAGGACTTCAGGAGATGATACAAGCATATGAACATGACACCTGCACAAACT acTTTACTGGACTGCCACAGCAAAGAAAGAACACTAA aaatacagaaacaagTAAAGATGCATGGGATTTATCATTTGGAGACCCATCTGGAATTGAACAGAACAATAAAGGAACTGAACACCGAAATGATTCTCCACAGTCCTGCTCCTCAACTGTAGCAG CTCAGAATGGGTTTGCTCAGCTTATGGGACTTGAAGACTCTGCATCTGTAACAGCAGAAAACGAAGGCCTGGATAGCGGCCTGGGTGACGTCCCACCAACATCTGACAAGAAAATGTCAGATAACTTGGAACCAGAAACTgcaaatgttggaaaaaacGCAATGGATGCgtctaaaaacaaaaggctGAAGCGCAAACCGGAGAAGGCCTCTAACTGTTTAGATTCAACTCAAGAGGAACCTGGTCAACAGAATGTCCGAAAGTCCTctagaaagaaacagaaaaatgatttgGAGCACAACAAGATTCTtgagcagaaaaagaagaaaagtttggAGAAAGTCGCTGAGTGGCTCCTCAAAGTTCCAGCCGAAGAAGAGCTGGAACTAGAGAAACCCCTCCACAGCGAAGACGATTCGGATAGCAGTTCGTCTTCGTTGATCCTGGACGTTGAGCCGCAAAACGTTGAATTGAATCCTAAGAGAAAACATCGTGGCAAAGCCATTGAAGAGCAGGTTTTTGGCATCATCTACAAGCGAAGAGGAAGCAAAGTTACCGAGCAGCTAACGGCTAAAGAAATAGAAACttgtaaaagattttcaaaactgaagaagaaaaacaatgtccGCCTTTGTGAAGAGCGACAAACAGTAGAAAATGACACTGGCAGTgacttttttaaagaattggAACAGATGGCGGTTGAGGAAAAGGTTGAGGAAACTGTGGAGAAGTTGAACCAGAAAGTAAGCGACAAATATAAGGGGGAACACGAGGTTCCTGTTGCTGATTTCATACAACCGGAAACTACAGCACCAACGAGAAGGACTTGCAAAAGTCTGCAACAACCTGAGAGTGATTTACAAGAGCAGACTCAGTTGAAATCAAAAGGTACTGACAAGAAAAGTGATTGtcggaaagaaaaaaattcaaagttaaGCAGAAAGAAACCAACTAAGGTGGCAAAACCTCTTGTGTTAGTCGAAGTTCAGGACAGGGAAACGAGTCCTAAACCCAGTGAAAGAGTTAAAGAAGTCGAAGTTCAAATAGAGACTTATCCCAGCAGCGAGGAACAGATAACTCCAGTCATGAAGAGCGCCAGAAAAAGCAGAAGGCTTCAGCTTTTTGTTGACGAGGTTCATGGaagtcacaacaaaaaaaccaataaaGTTACTGCAACTAAAACAGACAAAGTCGCTAAAAAGCAATATGATGAAACAATGGATGCAACTCCATCTAAAAGTGGAAACCTTATGAAGGAAGCTAAAAGAAACAGATGTGTTACTGAGGAGGATATCGGAGTGatagaaaatgtagaaaagagaggaagaatGTCTTTGTCACAAGCTGAAGCAGAGGTACCCGAAGCACAAACGCTAGCTAAACCTGAATGTACTGTCTCTGTGGTCCCGAACTCCACAAGTCCAACCGATCCATCCATCGTAGGTCCGACGCTTGAAAGTGAGAAGCAGGAGAATAATTGCCCACCTGGCTCTCAGCAGGAGACATTTGCTAACGTTGAAGAGTACGAGGATGGCAAGAACGACAGTGAACTGGACACAGAGCAACTTCTCCAAAGCTTCAAAGCTTCCAAACGGAAATCTTTCCTTCTTGGGGACCCCAACGCGAAGAGGAGTCGCAGTTTGGATGTGGAAAACGCTGAAGGGAGCCAACATAACTGTTCAAGCGCTGAACTATCAGAAAATATAAACCAGGTTTCAAAATCGAATTGTAGTGACGTGATTTCCCCTTCCAACTCGCCCAGTAAGATTAGAAAACCAGATCAAGCTCTACTGGACGCTTCCAATCCTGATGGGAACTGTCCATCCAGGAGCAACGTCGGCAGTGGTCTCAGTCCAAACAAAGTGGCAAAGTGTGACAGAGACAGTCCTCTGTCTGTCGTCCCTCAGGTTGTGGACTCTGGCCTCCGCTTCATAGCTGTTGAACAGGAAGCAGCAAACGCTTCCCAGGGCAACTACGACCTGACGGAGATCCCAGACGGCATTTCAAAATGTCCTTCGGATAACAAAACCGAGACAATTTTTGTTGGAGAGTCTTCTTTAACCCCGGACCAAGAGGTCAAGGAAGCCAACGGCAGCGGAGAAGTCAGCACTCAATCCTCCATCCAGAccaaccagaagaagaagaggaagactCAGAGGCTGGAGTCTTCATCAGAGTCCAGCAGCTCATCTAAAGAGGAGTTACTGACTTTGGCGCAGATCTTTGGAACATCAGACCATCCTCAAGCTGAGATTAAACATCAGGGAGAAATCGGCGAAGCTAACAGATTGGAGGGAGTTGGTGAAGAACCACTGGGTCGTCCAGCTGGAAGTCTGACCCCAGATCAGCTCGACTCCAGCCAGGCATCCGTCGACTTGTTCGGCACACCAGAGGAAT GTGACGCCCCTGAAAAGTGCGTCGGCGTTTGCTTTGAATCGTCACAATTCTCAAGCGAAGTTCTTGTTACTCAG CAAAAGATAGAAATGCAGAAGGAGCTGGTGAGGCTGGAGAAGCTGATGGCTCTCGTGTCAGAGGTGCTTCAGGGGAAAGAAGGCAGTCCTGCTGCAGAAACCAATCGGGGCTGTGAAAACAAGG GTCTAGAACTGGATGAGCAGGATCAAGTCCAGAGTTCAGACAG GACAGATATTTTAGATGCAGAAACCAAAGCACCTGATGATAAAGTGGCAGAGCGTGGTGGCTTTTCAGGAACCG CTGTTCAAGACTTGACTCATGCAGAATCGATtgtaaaagacacaaaaacccCTAATTCAATTTCTGCAACCAAAACGGTGAAAACTTGTGATTCACCTCCAGATTGccaagaagacaaagaaaacaacagccCTCCGATAGAAAAATCTAAAGCTAAACTTGTTCTGGTGTCGTCCGGATTGGGCCCGAATGAGCAG ATAATGGTGAAAAAGTTTGCCAAGAGAGTCGGCGGTCGCGTCGTTTCCCGGGTGACACCAGAGGTTACGCATATCGTAATGCGCACAG ATGATCAGCTGGTCTGCGAACGCACACTGAAATACTTCCTTGGCATTGCGGGTCGGAAATGGGTCGTCAGCTTCCAGT GGATTTCTGAATGCTTCAAGGAAAAGAAACTGTTGAAAGAG agttCGTTTGAAGTGAGAGGCGATGTGGTGAACGGACCGAACCACCAGGGGCCGTTAAGAGCCCGCACCGCAGGAGACAGTAAT
- the brca1 gene encoding breast cancer type 1 susceptibility protein isoform X1, producing the protein MSCGKTEADKLYVDAYKLSENKPFKITMTTPKATDVKKGISVLWETLQCPICLDLMSAPVSTKCDHQFCKFCITKLLDNSKQNRANCPVCKFKITKRSLQESPGFQRLVAGLQEMIQAYEHDTCTNYFTGLPQQRKNTKNTETSKDAWDLSFGDPSGIEQNNKGTEHRNDSPQSCSSTVAAQNGFAQLMGLEDSASVTAENEGLDSGLGDVPPTSDKKMSDNLEPETANVGKNAMDASKNKRLKRKPEKASNCLDSTQEEPGQQNVRKSSRKKQKNDLEHNKILEQKKKKSLEKVAEWLLKVPAEEELELEKPLHSEDDSDSSSSSLILDVEPQNVELNPKRKHRGKAIEEQVFGIIYKRRGSKVTEQLTAKEIETCKRFSKLKKKNNVRLCEERQTVENDTGSDFFKELEQMAVEEKVEETVEKLNQKVSDKYKGEHEVPVADFIQPETTAPTRRTCKSLQQPESDLQEQTQLKSKGTDKKSDCRKEKNSKLSRKKPTKVAKPLVLVEVQDRETSPKPSERVKEVEVQIETYPSSEEQITPVMKSARKSRRLQLFVDEVHGSHNKKTNKVTATKTDKVAKKQYDETMDATPSKSGNLMKEAKRNRCVTEEDIGVIENVEKRGRMSLSQAEAEVPEAQTLAKPECTVSVVPNSTSPTDPSIVGPTLESEKQENNCPPGSQQETFANVEEYEDGKNDSELDTEQLLQSFKASKRKSFLLGDPNAKRSRSLDVENAEGSQHNCSSAELSENINQVSKSNCSDVISPSNSPSKIRKPDQALLDASNPDGNCPSRSNVGSGLSPNKVAKCDRDSPLSVVPQVVDSGLRFIAVEQEAANASQGNYDLTEIPDGISKCPSDNKTETIFVGESSLTPDQEVKEANGSGEVSTQSSIQTNQKKKRKTQRLESSSESSSSSKEELLTLAQIFGTSDHPQAEIKHQGEIGEANRLEGVGEEPLGRPAGSLTPDQLDSSQASVDLFGTPEECDAPEKCVGVCFESSQFSSEVLVTQQKIEMQKELVRLEKLMALVSEVLQGKEGSPAAETNRGCENKGLELDEQDQVQSSDRTDILDAETKAPDDKVAERGGFSGTAVQDLTHAESIVKDTKTPNSISATKTVKTCDSPPDCQEDKENNSPPIEKSKAKLVLVSSGLGPNEQIMVKKFAKRVGGRVVSRVTPEVTHIVMRTDDQLVCERTLKYFLGIAGRKWVVSFQWISECFKEKKLLKESSFEVRGDVVNGPNHQGPLRARTAGDSNLLMKGYKICFKGPFPDMSTDEMEWMVELCGATVVKDPLVLDGEQKSHQIVIVQPRSDSSSSSCYGGEYFLKTKPRFHLHVDSARIVTPSCVTPTHFQHLTTRQERQQWLHNSRFNPRLSRNKCKRLYFKT; encoded by the exons ATGAGTTGCGGGAAAACTGAAGCGGATAAGCTTTATGTTGACGCCTACAAACTGTCAGAAAACAAG CCTTTTAAAATCACTATGACGACCCCAAAAGCCACCGATGTCAAAAAGGGAATCTCAGTCCTCTGGGAAACTCTTCAATGTCCCATTTG CCTGGATTTAATGTCTGCACCGGTTTCTACTAAATGTGATCACCAGTTTTGCAA ATTTTGTATTACGAAGCTTTTGGACAACTCCAAACAAAACAGAGCCAACTGCCCAGTGTGTAAATTCAAGATAACAAAAAG GAGCCTGCAGGAGAGCCCTGGGTTTCAGAGGCTTGTTGCAGGACTTCAGGAGATGATACAAGCATATGAACATGACACCTGCACAAACT acTTTACTGGACTGCCACAGCAAAGAAAGAACACTAA aaatacagaaacaagTAAAGATGCATGGGATTTATCATTTGGAGACCCATCTGGAATTGAACAGAACAATAAAGGAACTGAACACCGAAATGATTCTCCACAGTCCTGCTCCTCAACTGTAGCAG CTCAGAATGGGTTTGCTCAGCTTATGGGACTTGAAGACTCTGCATCTGTAACAGCAGAAAACGAAGGCCTGGATAGCGGCCTGGGTGACGTCCCACCAACATCTGACAAGAAAATGTCAGATAACTTGGAACCAGAAACTgcaaatgttggaaaaaacGCAATGGATGCgtctaaaaacaaaaggctGAAGCGCAAACCGGAGAAGGCCTCTAACTGTTTAGATTCAACTCAAGAGGAACCTGGTCAACAGAATGTCCGAAAGTCCTctagaaagaaacagaaaaatgatttgGAGCACAACAAGATTCTtgagcagaaaaagaagaaaagtttggAGAAAGTCGCTGAGTGGCTCCTCAAAGTTCCAGCCGAAGAAGAGCTGGAACTAGAGAAACCCCTCCACAGCGAAGACGATTCGGATAGCAGTTCGTCTTCGTTGATCCTGGACGTTGAGCCGCAAAACGTTGAATTGAATCCTAAGAGAAAACATCGTGGCAAAGCCATTGAAGAGCAGGTTTTTGGCATCATCTACAAGCGAAGAGGAAGCAAAGTTACCGAGCAGCTAACGGCTAAAGAAATAGAAACttgtaaaagattttcaaaactgaagaagaaaaacaatgtccGCCTTTGTGAAGAGCGACAAACAGTAGAAAATGACACTGGCAGTgacttttttaaagaattggAACAGATGGCGGTTGAGGAAAAGGTTGAGGAAACTGTGGAGAAGTTGAACCAGAAAGTAAGCGACAAATATAAGGGGGAACACGAGGTTCCTGTTGCTGATTTCATACAACCGGAAACTACAGCACCAACGAGAAGGACTTGCAAAAGTCTGCAACAACCTGAGAGTGATTTACAAGAGCAGACTCAGTTGAAATCAAAAGGTACTGACAAGAAAAGTGATTGtcggaaagaaaaaaattcaaagttaaGCAGAAAGAAACCAACTAAGGTGGCAAAACCTCTTGTGTTAGTCGAAGTTCAGGACAGGGAAACGAGTCCTAAACCCAGTGAAAGAGTTAAAGAAGTCGAAGTTCAAATAGAGACTTATCCCAGCAGCGAGGAACAGATAACTCCAGTCATGAAGAGCGCCAGAAAAAGCAGAAGGCTTCAGCTTTTTGTTGACGAGGTTCATGGaagtcacaacaaaaaaaccaataaaGTTACTGCAACTAAAACAGACAAAGTCGCTAAAAAGCAATATGATGAAACAATGGATGCAACTCCATCTAAAAGTGGAAACCTTATGAAGGAAGCTAAAAGAAACAGATGTGTTACTGAGGAGGATATCGGAGTGatagaaaatgtagaaaagagaggaagaatGTCTTTGTCACAAGCTGAAGCAGAGGTACCCGAAGCACAAACGCTAGCTAAACCTGAATGTACTGTCTCTGTGGTCCCGAACTCCACAAGTCCAACCGATCCATCCATCGTAGGTCCGACGCTTGAAAGTGAGAAGCAGGAGAATAATTGCCCACCTGGCTCTCAGCAGGAGACATTTGCTAACGTTGAAGAGTACGAGGATGGCAAGAACGACAGTGAACTGGACACAGAGCAACTTCTCCAAAGCTTCAAAGCTTCCAAACGGAAATCTTTCCTTCTTGGGGACCCCAACGCGAAGAGGAGTCGCAGTTTGGATGTGGAAAACGCTGAAGGGAGCCAACATAACTGTTCAAGCGCTGAACTATCAGAAAATATAAACCAGGTTTCAAAATCGAATTGTAGTGACGTGATTTCCCCTTCCAACTCGCCCAGTAAGATTAGAAAACCAGATCAAGCTCTACTGGACGCTTCCAATCCTGATGGGAACTGTCCATCCAGGAGCAACGTCGGCAGTGGTCTCAGTCCAAACAAAGTGGCAAAGTGTGACAGAGACAGTCCTCTGTCTGTCGTCCCTCAGGTTGTGGACTCTGGCCTCCGCTTCATAGCTGTTGAACAGGAAGCAGCAAACGCTTCCCAGGGCAACTACGACCTGACGGAGATCCCAGACGGCATTTCAAAATGTCCTTCGGATAACAAAACCGAGACAATTTTTGTTGGAGAGTCTTCTTTAACCCCGGACCAAGAGGTCAAGGAAGCCAACGGCAGCGGAGAAGTCAGCACTCAATCCTCCATCCAGAccaaccagaagaagaagaggaagactCAGAGGCTGGAGTCTTCATCAGAGTCCAGCAGCTCATCTAAAGAGGAGTTACTGACTTTGGCGCAGATCTTTGGAACATCAGACCATCCTCAAGCTGAGATTAAACATCAGGGAGAAATCGGCGAAGCTAACAGATTGGAGGGAGTTGGTGAAGAACCACTGGGTCGTCCAGCTGGAAGTCTGACCCCAGATCAGCTCGACTCCAGCCAGGCATCCGTCGACTTGTTCGGCACACCAGAGGAAT GTGACGCCCCTGAAAAGTGCGTCGGCGTTTGCTTTGAATCGTCACAATTCTCAAGCGAAGTTCTTGTTACTCAG CAAAAGATAGAAATGCAGAAGGAGCTGGTGAGGCTGGAGAAGCTGATGGCTCTCGTGTCAGAGGTGCTTCAGGGGAAAGAAGGCAGTCCTGCTGCAGAAACCAATCGGGGCTGTGAAAACAAGG GTCTAGAACTGGATGAGCAGGATCAAGTCCAGAGTTCAGACAG GACAGATATTTTAGATGCAGAAACCAAAGCACCTGATGATAAAGTGGCAGAGCGTGGTGGCTTTTCAGGAACCG CTGTTCAAGACTTGACTCATGCAGAATCGATtgtaaaagacacaaaaacccCTAATTCAATTTCTGCAACCAAAACGGTGAAAACTTGTGATTCACCTCCAGATTGccaagaagacaaagaaaacaacagccCTCCGATAGAAAAATCTAAAGCTAAACTTGTTCTGGTGTCGTCCGGATTGGGCCCGAATGAGCAG ATAATGGTGAAAAAGTTTGCCAAGAGAGTCGGCGGTCGCGTCGTTTCCCGGGTGACACCAGAGGTTACGCATATCGTAATGCGCACAG ATGATCAGCTGGTCTGCGAACGCACACTGAAATACTTCCTTGGCATTGCGGGTCGGAAATGGGTCGTCAGCTTCCAGT GGATTTCTGAATGCTTCAAGGAAAAGAAACTGTTGAAAGAG agttCGTTTGAAGTGAGAGGCGATGTGGTGAACGGACCGAACCACCAGGGGCCGTTAAGAGCCCGCACCGCAGGAGACAGTAAT